From Cronobacter turicensis z3032, the proteins below share one genomic window:
- the clpA gene encoding ATP-dependent Clp protease ATP-binding subunit clpA yields the protein MLNQELELSLNMAFARAREHRHEFMTVEHLLLALLSNPSAREALEACSVDLVALRQELEAFIEQTTPVLPASEEERDTQPTLSFQRVLQRAVFHVQSSGRSEVTGANVLVAIFSEQESQAAYLLRKHEVSRLDVVNFISHGTRKDEPGQAPGNDNPVNEEQAGGEERMENFTTNLNQLARVGGIDPLIGRDKELERAIQVLCRRRKNNPLLVGESGVGKTAIAEGLAWRIVQGDVPEVMADCTIYALDIGSLLAGTKYRGDFEKRFKALLKQLEQDNNSILFIDEIHTIIGAGAASGGQVDAANLIKPLLSSGKIRVMGSTTYQEFSNIFEKDRALARRFQKIDITEPSVEETVQIINGLKPKYEAHHDVRYTAKAVRAAVELAVKYINDRHLPDKAIDVIDEAGARARLMPVSKRKKTVNVADIETVVARIARIPEKSVSQSDRDTLKNLGDRLKMLVFGQDKAIEALTEAIKMSRAGLGHDRKPVGSFLFAGPTGVGKTEVTVQLSKALGIELLRFDMSEYMERHTVSRLIGAPPGYVGFDQGGLLTDAVIKHPHAVLLLDEIEKAHPDVFNLLLQVMDNGTLTDNNGRKADFRNVILVMTTNAGVRETERKSIGLIRQDNSTDAMEEIKKIFTPEFRNRLDNIIWFNHLSTEVIHQVVDKFIVELQAQLDQKGVSLEVTQEARDWLAEKGYDRAMGARPMTRVIQDNLKKPLANELLFGSLVDGGQVAVALDKEGDKLTYSFQSAQKHKPEAAH from the coding sequence ATGCTCAACCAGGAACTGGAACTCAGTTTAAACATGGCTTTCGCCAGAGCGCGCGAGCACCGACATGAGTTTATGACCGTCGAGCATCTGTTACTGGCTCTGCTCAGTAACCCATCGGCACGGGAGGCGCTTGAAGCCTGCTCCGTGGATCTGGTGGCGCTGCGTCAGGAACTCGAAGCCTTCATTGAACAAACCACACCCGTCCTGCCCGCAAGCGAAGAGGAGCGCGACACTCAGCCGACGCTTAGCTTCCAGCGCGTGTTGCAGCGCGCCGTGTTCCATGTCCAGTCCTCCGGCCGTAGCGAAGTGACTGGCGCCAATGTCTTAGTGGCTATCTTCAGCGAACAGGAGTCCCAGGCGGCCTATCTGTTGCGTAAACATGAAGTCAGTCGCCTCGATGTGGTGAATTTCATCTCCCACGGTACCCGTAAAGACGAGCCGGGCCAGGCGCCGGGCAATGACAATCCGGTCAACGAAGAGCAGGCAGGCGGGGAGGAGCGTATGGAAAACTTCACCACCAATCTCAATCAGCTTGCCCGCGTTGGCGGCATCGATCCGCTGATTGGCCGCGATAAAGAGCTTGAGCGCGCGATTCAGGTGCTCTGCCGTCGCCGGAAAAACAACCCGCTGCTGGTGGGCGAGTCCGGCGTCGGGAAAACCGCGATTGCCGAGGGGCTCGCCTGGCGTATCGTGCAGGGCGACGTTCCGGAAGTGATGGCCGACTGCACTATCTACGCGCTGGATATCGGCTCGCTGCTGGCGGGCACCAAATACCGCGGCGATTTTGAAAAACGCTTTAAGGCGCTGCTCAAACAGCTGGAACAGGATAACAACAGCATTCTGTTTATCGATGAAATCCATACCATCATCGGCGCGGGCGCGGCTTCCGGCGGCCAGGTCGATGCGGCAAACCTGATCAAACCGCTGCTCTCCAGCGGCAAAATCCGGGTGATGGGCTCCACGACGTATCAGGAGTTCAGCAACATTTTCGAAAAAGACCGCGCGCTGGCGCGTCGCTTCCAGAAAATCGACATCACCGAGCCGAGCGTTGAGGAAACCGTACAGATCATTAACGGCCTGAAGCCGAAATATGAAGCGCATCACGACGTCCGTTACACCGCGAAAGCAGTACGCGCGGCGGTGGAGCTGGCGGTGAAATATATCAACGACCGCCATCTGCCGGATAAAGCCATTGACGTCATCGACGAAGCGGGCGCGCGTGCGCGTCTGATGCCGGTCAGCAAGCGTAAGAAAACCGTCAATGTGGCGGATATCGAAACTGTGGTTGCCCGTATCGCGCGTATCCCGGAGAAGAGCGTGTCGCAAAGCGATCGCGATACGCTGAAAAATCTGGGCGATCGCCTGAAAATGCTGGTGTTTGGTCAGGATAAAGCCATTGAGGCATTAACCGAAGCCATCAAAATGAGCCGCGCGGGGCTGGGGCATGACCGTAAACCGGTGGGCTCTTTCCTCTTCGCAGGCCCAACCGGCGTTGGGAAAACCGAGGTGACGGTGCAGTTATCAAAAGCGCTGGGGATTGAGCTGCTGCGTTTTGATATGTCCGAGTATATGGAACGCCATACCGTCAGTCGCCTGATCGGCGCGCCTCCGGGCTATGTCGGTTTTGATCAGGGCGGTCTGCTGACCGACGCGGTCATCAAACATCCGCATGCGGTGCTGCTGCTTGATGAAATCGAAAAAGCGCATCCGGACGTCTTTAACCTGCTGCTGCAGGTGATGGACAACGGCACGCTGACCGATAACAACGGGCGCAAAGCGGATTTCCGCAACGTGATTCTGGTGATGACCACCAACGCCGGCGTGCGTGAAACCGAGCGTAAATCGATAGGGCTTATCCGTCAGGACAACAGCACCGACGCGATGGAGGAGATCAAAAAGATCTTCACGCCGGAGTTCCGCAACCGTCTCGACAATATTATCTGGTTCAACCATCTCTCTACCGAGGTGATTCATCAGGTGGTCGACAAGTTCATCGTCGAACTGCAGGCGCAGCTTGACCAGAAAGGCGTCTCCCTGGAAGTTACCCAGGAAGCGCGTGACTGGCTGGCCGAGAAAGGCTATGACCGTGCGATGGGCGCACGCCCCATGACCCGTGTGATTCAGGATAACCTGAAGAAACCGCTGGCCAACGAACTGCTCTTCGGTTCGCTGGTGGATGGCGGTCAGGTCGCCGTCGCGCTGGATAAAGAAGGCGATAAGCTGACGTACAGCTTCCAGAGCGCGCAGAAGCATAAGCCTGAAGCCGCGCACTAA
- the infA gene encoding Translation initiation factor IF-1, producing the protein MAKEDNIEMQGTVLETLPNTMFRVELENGHVVTAHISGKMRKNYIRILTGDKVTVELTPYDLSKGRIVFRSR; encoded by the coding sequence ATGGCCAAAGAAGACAATATTGAAATGCAGGGTACCGTTCTTGAAACGTTACCTAACACTATGTTCCGCGTAGAACTGGAAAACGGTCACGTGGTAACTGCCCATATCTCCGGTAAAATGCGCAAAAACTACATCCGCATTCTGACGGGCGACAAAGTGACTGTTGAGCTGACCCCGTACGACCTGAGCAAAGGCCGCATTGTCTTCCGTAGTCGCTAA
- the aat gene encoding Leucyl/phenylalanyl-tRNA--protein transferase: protein MALLSGSAVVMRLVQLSRHSIAFPSPEGALREPNGLLALGGDLSPARLMMAYQHGIFPWFSPGDPILWWSPDPRAVLWPDRLHVSRSMKRFHRRSPYRVTLNHAFSAVIQGCASDRDDGTWITNDVVIAWQRLHELGHAHSIEVWQDDELVGGMYGVAQGALFCGESMFSRRENASKTALVVFCDYFLTQGGRLIDCQVLNPHTASLGAVEIPRRDYLQQLAELRQLPFEKRGWVPQTLFTSAG, encoded by the coding sequence TTGGCACTGTTGTCAGGGAGCGCCGTTGTGATGCGTCTGGTGCAGCTTTCTCGTCATTCGATTGCTTTCCCCTCGCCTGAGGGAGCGTTACGTGAACCCAACGGCTTACTGGCATTAGGCGGCGATCTCAGCCCGGCGCGCCTGATGATGGCCTATCAGCACGGCATTTTTCCGTGGTTTTCACCAGGCGACCCGATTTTATGGTGGTCGCCGGATCCGCGCGCGGTGCTCTGGCCCGACCGGCTGCACGTCAGCCGTAGTATGAAGCGTTTTCACCGCCGCTCGCCTTATCGCGTGACGCTGAATCACGCCTTTAGCGCCGTTATTCAGGGCTGCGCCAGCGATCGCGACGACGGTACCTGGATAACCAACGATGTGGTTATCGCCTGGCAGCGCCTCCATGAACTGGGCCATGCGCACTCGATTGAAGTCTGGCAGGACGATGAACTGGTGGGCGGCATGTATGGCGTGGCGCAGGGCGCGCTGTTTTGCGGCGAGTCGATGTTCAGTCGCCGGGAAAATGCCTCAAAAACCGCGCTGGTGGTGTTTTGCGACTACTTTTTAACGCAGGGCGGCAGGCTTATCGACTGCCAGGTGCTTAACCCGCACACCGCCTCGCTGGGCGCGGTCGAGATCCCGCGCCGCGATTATTTACAACAGCTGGCTGAGCTTCGCCAGTTGCCGTTCGAAAAACGCGGCTGGGTGCCGCAAACCCTTTTTACCTCCGCAGGATAG
- the cydC gene encoding ATP-binding/permease protein cydC, with protein MRGLLPYLALYKRHKWLLSLGVVLAIVTLLASIGLLTLSGWFLSASAVVGMAGLYSFNYMLPAAGVRGAAIIRTAGRYFERLVSHEGTFRVLEHLRVYTFSRLLPLSPSGLARFRQGELLNRLVADVDTLDHLYLRVISPLIGALAVIVVVTLGLSLLDVTLALTLGGIMLATLLLLPPLFYRAGRPVGEALTMLRASYRQQLTGWLQGQAELSIFGAAGRYRDNLDATEQIWHEAQRRQAGLTALSQAMMMLISGMTVVLILWLAAGGVGGNSTPGSLIALFVFCALAAFEALAPVGGAFQHLGQVIASARRVSEVIDQPADITFAKPGADAPHEASLSLRNVSFSFPGQPQPALRDITLDVAPGEHIAILGRTGCGKSTLLQLLTRAWDPTSGDVALGGVSISEYHEAALRATMSVVPQRVHLFSATLRDNLRLAAPQADDAALGAVLARVGLEKLLEDDGLNAWLGEGGRQLSGGELRRLGIARALLHDAPVLLLDEPTEGLDAETERQILALVKEVAAEKTLLMVTHRLQGLTAFDRIIVMDSGQITEQGSHKELLALQGRYYQFRARSVHYH; from the coding sequence ATGCGCGGGTTACTACCCTATCTGGCGCTCTATAAACGCCACAAATGGCTGCTGTCGCTCGGCGTCGTGCTGGCTATCGTGACGCTGCTCGCCAGCATCGGCCTGTTGACGCTCTCCGGCTGGTTTCTCTCCGCCTCAGCGGTGGTGGGCATGGCTGGCCTCTACAGCTTTAACTATATGCTGCCTGCCGCAGGCGTTCGCGGTGCCGCGATTATCCGCACCGCGGGACGTTACTTTGAGCGCCTGGTGAGCCACGAAGGCACGTTCCGCGTGCTGGAGCACTTGCGCGTCTATACCTTCAGTCGCCTGCTGCCGCTCTCTCCGTCCGGGCTGGCGCGTTTTCGTCAGGGCGAATTGCTTAACCGCCTGGTGGCGGATGTCGATACGCTGGATCACCTCTATCTGCGCGTGATTTCACCGCTGATCGGCGCGCTTGCTGTTATTGTCGTGGTGACGCTCGGTTTAAGCCTGCTGGATGTGACGCTGGCGCTGACGCTCGGCGGGATCATGCTGGCGACGCTGCTACTGCTCCCTCCCCTCTTCTATCGCGCCGGTCGTCCGGTGGGCGAAGCGCTGACGATGCTTCGCGCCAGCTACCGCCAGCAACTGACAGGCTGGTTGCAGGGCCAGGCGGAATTGTCGATTTTCGGCGCGGCCGGGCGCTATCGCGATAATCTTGATGCGACCGAGCAGATCTGGCACGAGGCGCAGCGTCGCCAGGCCGGGCTGACGGCGCTCTCGCAGGCGATGATGATGCTGATAAGCGGCATGACGGTGGTGCTGATCCTGTGGCTGGCCGCAGGCGGCGTTGGGGGCAACAGCACACCCGGCTCGCTTATCGCGCTGTTTGTCTTCTGCGCGCTGGCCGCCTTTGAAGCGCTGGCGCCGGTGGGCGGCGCGTTCCAGCACCTGGGCCAGGTTATCGCCTCCGCGCGTCGCGTGAGCGAGGTGATTGACCAGCCTGCTGACATCACTTTTGCTAAGCCGGGCGCAGACGCTCCGCACGAGGCCTCGCTGTCGCTGCGTAACGTGAGCTTCAGCTTTCCGGGCCAGCCTCAGCCTGCGCTGCGCGATATTACGCTTGATGTCGCGCCGGGCGAGCACATCGCTATCCTTGGGCGCACCGGCTGCGGGAAGTCGACGCTGCTGCAACTTTTGACCCGCGCCTGGGACCCGACCTCCGGCGACGTGGCGCTTGGCGGCGTTTCCATTAGCGAATACCACGAAGCGGCGCTGCGCGCGACCATGAGCGTCGTGCCGCAGCGCGTGCATCTTTTTAGCGCCACGCTTCGCGATAATCTCCGGCTCGCCGCGCCGCAGGCCGATGACGCCGCGCTCGGCGCAGTACTCGCCCGCGTAGGGCTTGAAAAACTGCTGGAAGACGACGGGCTGAACGCCTGGCTTGGCGAAGGTGGACGCCAGCTATCCGGCGGGGAACTACGCCGTCTCGGCATCGCCCGCGCGCTGCTGCATGACGCGCCAGTGCTTTTACTGGATGAGCCGACGGAAGGGCTGGATGCCGAAACCGAGCGACAGATACTGGCACTTGTTAAAGAGGTCGCCGCAGAGAAAACGCTGCTGATGGTCACGCATCGCCTGCAGGGACTGACGGCGTTCGATCGCATCATTGTCATGGACAGCGGGCAGATTACTGAACAAGGTAGTCACAAGGAATTACTGGCGCTGCAGGGACGTTATTATCAGTTTCGCGCGCGCTCAGTACACTATCATTGA
- the cydD gene encoding ATP-binding/permease protein cydD: MNKTRQQELTRWLKQQSVISRRWLNLSRLLGVVSGLLIVAQAWLLANLLNDLIIKAIPREAQLLPFVLLILVFVLRAWVVWLREKVGFHAGQHIRARIRQQVMNRLQEAGPAWIQGKPAGSWATLILEQIDDMHDFYARYLPQMALAASVPLLIVLAIFPYNWAAALILLCTAPLIPLFMAMVGMGAADANRRNFQALARLSGNFLDRLRGMETLRLFNRGAAETHNIQAASQDFRQRTMEVLRLAFLSSGVLEFFTSLSIALVAVYFGFSYLGELNFGHYGTGVTLFAGFLALILAPEFFQPLRDLGTFYHAKAQAIGAADSLKTFLETPIQHAEKGALELPGCEPISLEAQGLTILSPQGKRLAGPLNFTLPAGKRVALVGQSGAGKSSLLNLLAGFLPYEGSLRVNGVELRELEPDSWRRQLSWVGQNPQLPAGTLKENVLLADPEASDAQLQAALDKAWVSEFLPLLVQGVDTPVGDQSSGLSVGQAQRVAVARALLTPCRLLLLDEPSASLDAGSERRVMQALETASLAQTTLMVTHQIDDIAAWDEVWVMRDGRIVERGDVATLSEADGYFAALLAHRQEEI; this comes from the coding sequence ATGAATAAAACCCGTCAACAAGAACTGACCCGCTGGCTTAAACAGCAAAGCGTTATCTCCCGCCGCTGGCTTAACCTGTCGCGCCTGCTGGGCGTGGTGAGCGGTTTGCTTATCGTCGCGCAGGCCTGGCTGCTGGCCAATCTCCTTAACGATTTGATAATCAAAGCCATTCCCCGCGAGGCGCAGCTGCTGCCGTTTGTGCTGTTGATTCTGGTCTTTGTCCTGCGCGCCTGGGTGGTATGGCTAAGGGAAAAAGTCGGGTTTCACGCCGGTCAGCATATCCGCGCCCGCATTCGTCAGCAGGTGATGAACCGGTTACAGGAGGCCGGGCCTGCCTGGATCCAGGGGAAACCCGCCGGCAGCTGGGCTACGCTTATCCTTGAGCAGATCGACGATATGCACGATTTCTACGCCCGCTATCTGCCGCAAATGGCGCTGGCGGCGAGCGTGCCGCTGCTGATTGTGCTGGCGATTTTCCCTTATAACTGGGCAGCGGCGCTGATCCTGCTTTGCACCGCGCCGCTAATTCCGCTGTTTATGGCGATGGTCGGCATGGGCGCCGCCGATGCCAACCGCCGCAATTTTCAGGCGCTGGCGCGCCTGAGCGGAAACTTCCTTGACCGCCTGCGCGGTATGGAAACCCTGCGCCTTTTCAACCGCGGCGCGGCGGAAACGCATAACATTCAGGCGGCTTCTCAGGATTTCCGCCAGCGCACGATGGAAGTGCTGCGCCTGGCGTTTCTCTCCTCCGGCGTGCTGGAGTTTTTCACCTCGCTTTCTATCGCGCTGGTCGCGGTCTATTTCGGCTTCTCTTACCTGGGTGAACTCAATTTCGGCCATTACGGTACGGGCGTAACGCTGTTCGCCGGTTTCCTGGCGCTGATTCTGGCGCCGGAATTCTTCCAGCCGCTGCGCGATCTCGGCACCTTTTATCATGCCAAAGCGCAGGCTATTGGCGCGGCGGACAGCCTGAAAACCTTCCTTGAAACCCCGATTCAGCATGCTGAGAAAGGCGCGCTGGAGTTACCCGGCTGCGAGCCGATTTCGCTTGAGGCGCAGGGGCTGACCATCCTCTCTCCGCAGGGGAAACGTCTCGCCGGACCGCTGAATTTCACGCTGCCTGCGGGTAAACGCGTGGCGCTGGTGGGGCAAAGCGGCGCCGGAAAAAGCTCGCTCTTAAATCTGCTGGCCGGGTTTCTGCCGTATGAAGGCTCGCTGCGCGTCAATGGTGTTGAGCTGCGCGAGCTGGAGCCGGACAGCTGGCGGCGTCAGTTAAGCTGGGTCGGGCAAAACCCGCAGTTGCCTGCCGGGACGCTCAAAGAAAACGTCTTACTGGCCGATCCCGAGGCGAGCGATGCGCAGCTTCAGGCCGCGCTTGATAAAGCGTGGGTAAGCGAGTTCTTACCGCTGCTGGTGCAGGGCGTCGACACGCCAGTCGGCGATCAGTCGTCCGGCCTCTCCGTCGGTCAGGCGCAGCGCGTGGCGGTCGCCCGTGCGCTGTTAACGCCGTGTCGTTTGCTGCTGCTCGATGAACCTTCCGCAAGCCTGGATGCCGGCAGCGAGCGCCGCGTGATGCAGGCGCTGGAGACCGCGTCGCTGGCGCAGACCACGCTGATGGTGACGCACCAGATTGATGATATCGCCGCCTGGGATGAAGTCTGGGTGATGCGCGACGGGCGTATCGTGGAGCGCGGCGACGTCGCCACGCTTAGCGAGGCCGACGGCTATTTCGCGGCGCTGCTGGCGCACCGTCAGGAGGAGATTTAA
- the trxB gene encoding Thioredoxin reductase, which produces MGTAKHSKLLILGSGPAGYTAAVYAARANLKPVLITGMEKGGQLTTTTEVENWPGDPHDLTGPLLMERMHEHAAKFETEILFDHINKVDLQNRPFRLIGDSGEYTCDALIIATGASARYLGLPSEEAYKGRGVSACATCDGFFYRNQKVAVIGGGNTAVEEALYLANIASEVHLIHRRDTFRAEKILIKRLMDKVESGNIVLHTHRTLEEVTGDQMGVSGLRLRDTVNPENVETLDVAGLFVAIGHSPNTAIFDGQLELENGYIKVQSGIHGNATQTSIPGVFAAGDVMDHIYRQAITSAGTGCMAALDAERYLDGLAEKQS; this is translated from the coding sequence ATGGGCACGGCTAAACACAGTAAGCTGTTAATTCTTGGCTCCGGCCCGGCGGGATACACCGCTGCGGTCTACGCGGCGCGCGCCAACCTGAAGCCGGTTCTGATTACCGGGATGGAAAAAGGCGGTCAGTTGACCACTACCACGGAAGTGGAAAACTGGCCGGGCGACCCGCACGATCTGACCGGTCCGCTGTTGATGGAACGCATGCACGAGCATGCCGCGAAGTTTGAAACAGAAATCCTGTTCGATCATATCAACAAGGTCGATCTGCAAAACCGTCCGTTCCGTCTTATCGGCGACAGCGGCGAATACACCTGCGACGCGCTTATCATCGCCACCGGCGCCTCCGCGCGTTATCTGGGCCTGCCGTCTGAAGAAGCCTATAAAGGCCGCGGCGTCTCCGCCTGCGCCACCTGTGACGGATTCTTCTACCGCAACCAGAAAGTCGCGGTTATCGGCGGCGGCAACACGGCCGTAGAAGAAGCGCTGTATCTGGCGAATATCGCCTCTGAAGTACACCTGATCCATCGCCGCGACACGTTCCGCGCCGAGAAGATCCTGATAAAACGCCTGATGGATAAAGTGGAAAGCGGCAACATCGTGCTGCATACCCACCGCACGCTGGAAGAAGTGACCGGCGATCAGATGGGCGTCAGCGGCCTGCGTCTGCGCGATACGGTTAACCCGGAAAACGTCGAGACGCTGGACGTTGCAGGCCTGTTCGTCGCGATCGGCCACAGCCCGAACACCGCGATTTTTGATGGGCAGCTGGAGCTTGAGAACGGCTACATCAAAGTACAGTCCGGCATTCACGGCAACGCCACCCAGACCAGCATCCCGGGCGTCTTCGCCGCAGGCGATGTGATGGACCATATCTACCGCCAGGCCATCACCTCCGCTGGCACTGGCTGTATGGCCGCGCTGGATGCCGAGCGCTACCTGGACGGCCTTGCTGAAAAGCAGAGTTAA
- the lrp gene encoding Leucine-responsive regulatory protein, translating into MVDSKKRPGKDLDRIDRNILNELQKDGRISNVELSKRVGLSPTPCLERVRRLERQGFIQGYTALLNPHYLDASLLVFVEITLNRGAPDVFEQFNSAVQKLEEIQECHLVSGDFDYLLKTRVPDMSAYRKLLGETLLRLPGVNDTRTYVVMEEVKQSNRLVIKTR; encoded by the coding sequence ATGGTAGATAGCAAGAAGCGCCCTGGCAAAGATCTCGACCGTATCGATCGTAACATTCTTAATGAGCTGCAAAAGGATGGGCGCATTTCTAACGTCGAGCTTTCAAAAAGAGTGGGTCTTTCACCGACGCCGTGCCTTGAGCGCGTTCGTCGTCTGGAACGACAGGGTTTCATTCAGGGCTATACGGCTCTGCTGAACCCGCATTATCTGGATGCCTCACTTCTGGTATTTGTTGAGATTACTCTGAATCGTGGCGCGCCGGATGTGTTTGAGCAGTTCAATTCCGCTGTACAAAAGCTGGAAGAAATTCAGGAGTGCCATCTGGTTTCGGGCGATTTCGACTACCTGTTGAAAACCCGCGTACCGGATATGTCCGCTTACCGTAAGCTGCTGGGCGAAACCCTGCTGCGTCTGCCGGGCGTGAACGACACCCGAACTTACGTCGTGATGGAAGAAGTCAAGCAGAGTAATCGTCTGGTTATTAAGACCCGCTAA